The genomic stretch GGGATCAGAACACATCCCAGGCCGCTCAAGACTAGTTTAGTCTTTCGGTCTCCATGAATAGGGTCTGCatataaaatgggggggggggggggggggggggggaatgtgaAATCCGTGACACACGTCAAAATACACCTGCACCGCAGAGACAGGTATTGGACACAGCGCTCACACATGCCTACGATCAAGAAAGCCACTCAGATAGTCAATGTAAGCTCTGCCCAAACACACTGGACTGCAAGAGAGTGCTCGTTGTAAACAGCAGATCGAGGCGTCTGCAGCACAAGCTCGAGGCTGGTCAGCGCTGCTGTATGAAGTGCACCTCTGGACTCTGAATGCCACGTCCTGTCCCTTTCCCAGACAACCAGCACCCTGCATGGATCTCCTGGACACTCCCTGGCGACCCGTCTCTCGGCGCTGGTATGGCGGTAGCAGCGGCTGTGTCTCACGCCAACACGTTGACATCCCTGAGTGCGACGGTGGTGTCGGGAGGCCGGTCTCCAGAGGGGGGCGCCGTGGGGACCGTCACAAAGGTGCTGAAGGTCTGAGCCAGGATCTGCTGCACTGTCTTGCGCAAGTTGATGTGCAGCCGGGCCTGCGTCTGGTAGAACACCTCCACAGCGAAGGACTTCATGGTGCCTCCGCACAGGTCCTCGTACAACGGCACCGTGTACATCCGTGATGTCTGTGGAGAGTTAACatagggaggggggaggggggagggcaGGATGGGAGTTCATGTTACGTCTCATATCtatttatcatgcatgttttttttcaacacaaaccGAGGGGGANNNNNNNNNNNNNNNNNNNNNNNNNNNNNNNNNNNNNNNNNNNNNNNNNNNNNNNNNNNNNNNNNNNNNNNNNNNNNNNNNNNNNNNNNNNNNNNNNNNNNNNNNNNNNNNNNNNNNNNNNNNNNNNNNNNNNNNNNNNNNNNNNNNNNNNNNNNNNNNNNNNNNNNNNNNNNNNNNNNNNNNNNNNNNNNNNNNNNNNNNNNNNNNNNNNNNNNNNNNNNNNNNNNNNNNNNNNNNNNNNNNNNNNNNNNNNNNNNNNNNNNNNNNNNNNNNNNNNNNNNNNNNNNNNNNNNNNNNNNNNNNNNNNNNNNNNNNNNNNNNNNNNNNNNNNNNNNNNNNNNNNNNNNNNNNNNNNNNNNNNNNNNNNNNNNNNNNNNNNNNNNNNNNNNNNNNNNNNNNNNNNNNNNNNNNNNNNNNNNNNNNNNNNNNNNNNNNNNNNNNNNNNNNNNNNNNNNNNNNNNNNNNNNNNNNNNNNNNNNNNNNNNNNNNNNNNNNNNNNNagacctcaatccaattgagaatctgtggtatgacttaaagattgctgtacaccagcggaacccatccaacttgaaggagctggagcagttttgccttgaagaatgggcaaaaatcccagtggctagatgtgccaagcttatagatacataccccaagagacttgcagctgtaattgctgcaaaaggtggctctacaaagtattgactttggggggggtgaatacttatgcacgctcaagttttctgttttgtttcacaatacaaaatatgtatgtatgtatgtatatatatatatatatatatatatatatatatatatatatatatatatatacatacacatatacatatacacacacgcacacacaatcaCCACAAGAGTGAGGTACTGAAAAAGACTCGTACCATCATCTTTGTTCACAGTCTTCTCCTTCTTAATAGACCCAGCCTTGGGTCCTTTCTCTGGGGGCTTCTTCAAGGAGTTGGTGTTCTTCTTGTTGTTAATCTGCCAGAGGGAAACATATTAATTTGATGTTTTTCCCCCACAGTAATACACGTATTCAAACACAATACAGTTAACCTTAATTTAAAACTGTATGCACTGAGAGTGAGTAACACAATAGCATGTATCCTACCTCAATCTGAGGGGCCTCTCCCAGCTGCAGGTTGTTAAACATGGCAGCATAATCCCCATTCAGACCCATTAGATTCTCATGGGTTCCTTTCTCTGTGATGCTGCCATCCTTCATGAAGATCACCTCGTCACAGTCCACCAGgtactgcagacagacagggagagaggaaGGGACACTCTTAACCCCTTCTAATGCAGGGatggaataagactcccactgcaaagcagcttgatccatttctggttttacaataagttaaataagacacacctgagcttgttatctatacactgtggctaatcaagcgtGTAGTAACTggaatgggagggggggggggggggggcgggggccaCAGCACTGCCCTTGTTCCCATCCCTATAATACGTGCCATTATTTATTAGAAAGCGAACTGGGAATGGTTACTCAGAGACCAGAGTCTCATTGTAAGATGGgcaagaagcagcagcattacaaacaAACAGCGGGCAGCAGTAAGACTCCTCATGAATACCTGGAGCTGGTGAGTAACAAACAGGATGGTTTTCTGTTTCAGCTGCTTTTTGATGGCGTTGTTGAAGATGTGGTTGCCCACATGTGCGTCGAGTGCACTCAGGGGGTCGTCCAGTATGTAGATGGCACGGTCGCTGTACAGAGCCCTGGCCAGGCTGATTCGCTGTCTCTGCCCTCCGCTCAGGTTAGCTCCGCGCTCCCCGACCtgcacacacaccagacacagaTGAAGTTGGGCCCTCTTGGGGTGTGCTGTACAGCAAGGGTGGCCCTTCAGAACCATGGCTAGCCACCCCTGCTGCATAGTGCTGCCCCGTCAGTAAGAGATACTCACCTCCGTCAGGTCACCATTGGGGAGGATAGCCAGGTCAGTTCTCAGACAGCAAGCACTCAGCACTGTATTGTACCTGTATAGAGAAGGAAAGCGCACTCATGTGGAAATTCCGTAACTGAAAAGAGTTTGTTTTTATAGGCTAGATCTGCTCCAGCTGTCCATCTTCTCTACTGTGGGAACTATGGAACCAGAGGCCTGGTCCTTGTGGCAGTTTCTAGATGGAAACTGGCTGTGCTTTTGTATGAAATGGTATGCTTGACTATTCAACTCacttacacagacacacacacgctttgTTAAAGCTTCTACTTTATCAGTTGTGGGTGCCTCATTAAACGATTTCAGTAACTATTCAGTTATTTGTTAGATACTGGCTTAGAAAGCTACTAAACAGCAGTATTTCCTTTAGCTACAACCCTGTAACAAACAGATACAGCTTCAATCCTAACTTAACATGGACATGGTCCACTTGGAACAAAGCTCAGTTGAGTGTGCTCTGAGTGTGAGGGTTATTCAGAGATTGAGCAGAAACCTGCTGGAACACCAGTACTGCATTAGCACTGCTCCCCGCAGTCTCACCACCCCTTCATTACCTGTCCTCCTCGTACTCCTTCCCGAACAGGATGTTGTCTCTCAGGGAGGAGTTGAAGATCCAGGCCTGCTGAGCCACGTAGGCAAAGTTCCCATTCACAGCGATGCAGCCGTCCAGCAGGGTCATCTACACAGGGGCGGACACAGGACATGACTCAGCCGTGCAGCTTGCTCCCTTTTCAACCAAAAACCCTTTCATGAAATCtgcaggatttttttattttttttcagtttcttacCTGTCCCAATATGGCTGAAATCAGAGAGGTCTTTCCACTCCCCACACTGCCACAGATCCCAATCAGCTTCCCCTAATTTGAGAGAAAAACCCACAAGAATCTGTTAGGATCACAGAATAAACACAACAtaaaacttgaattaaaaaaaaaaaaaaaaaacacacacactaggcAAATACAAAGGtgacataaaacaaaacctatataataaaaacaattctacTTCACAGTGTAGGTGCAGCACTTGAATGCCCCTGGTAGCTGGGTGCTGTAGTACAGTTCTCTCACCTCCTCAATGGAGAGCTCGATGCAGTGCAGAGTCCTCTGCAGTCGCAGGCTGATGCTCTGGATCACCTTGCTCTCATCCCCTGGGCTGTGCTGCTCGTCACTGTCCAGCAGGAGTTGTCCTTTCTGCTCAGCCAACACTCCCTGCTTCCccagcccctcctcctcctcctcctcctgcctcTTCCAGTCTCTCCTCCTGCCCTTGTCTTTCTTCAGTTTTGGGGTGCCCTTGGGCGTGGGGTAGGCGCTGGTGCTGGACGAGTCCCACGCCAGGCTGGCGCCTGTCAGCTCTATGGCATTGAGGGGGTTTGATGGCTTTGTCCTTATGATCTGAACCTCCTCCATTAGAAATAAACTCTGAACAGGGGTTGTGAGAGAGGTGCAAAGACACAACAGCTTATGTGTGGGGACATGCCAGTGGCACAGGCAGAAAAACACAGCGTCAGGATAAGAGGGAGGAGAGCTGCTGCTGAAGGGCAAAACACAGCTTATTAGTGGAGACTGGTTCCAGGGGCCATACCTTTGAGCTGCTTACTGATTTCAAGTGCAAAGCTGTGAGAAAAAGCCCAAGAGAGACACTTCAGTGCCAAGCTTTTTCAGGATTGCGTTGCAAACGTTTTAACAGTTATGGTGGaaccagcctttttttttaattccaattcttaaaatgtgtaaaattatTAATGATGTAAACGGGTTGTCTCTAACACACGATTGTACAGTTGAGCCTATTCAGAAGGAACATGTCAATGAGTTTGATGAAATCATGGATTACAAATAAAGGCATTAAAACATTTCTGGtaagcatgtttaaaatgtttatttttacaggtaCAGTTGCTGAATCTATTACAATCTATTCTGCTTTATTTGCCTTTATTATATCAGGAATCAACTGTAGTGAGCACAGGAGACCAAAAGTTTGTAAAGGGAAGAGAACGAGCtatataaaaattgtaaaacGTGCAAGAGGACCACGATTTGTTTTCCTCATCCAATTCTTTCATCCTCATGTGAACCTCAATGTCTCTTGGTGAAGATGATCTGACCAGATATAACCGGCTGATCCAGCACTCACTGAGAAGGAGTTATGGCTGTTTTGTATTCTGTTAGTTCTGTATTCTATTTGCAGTAAAGTTACATGAGTCGCACCTATCACGTACTCTTCAGAGCCGATGAATCCCCTGAACACACTTGCCCGTTTAATACTCAGTCAGCATCATCAAGTCGAATAgcttaaaacaaataagaaaaaaccCTCTTGGTGTGGATGAGACGATGATTGAACTTGTGCAAGCTTCCTCTGCATAGATGCAGTTATGTACTCTGTAGCAAAATGTGAATGCTGTATTGTAAAGTAGCAGGTCAGCCTCACTGCAGCAAAACAGGTAAATACAGAGCCTTATTGTTAGCAACTCGGCTCTGCTTTTGCCCAATGCCGTacccatgcttttactgtgctttatgaGCGGTTTAGTCGTTTGTTAGTCGctttcaacaacaaaaatattcTGCAGGATTCATAAAAAAAGCATCCCACACACAAGCACGTTTCATAGAATTATTCAGAGTATTAGACTAATCCATGACGGTCGAGGAAGCAAACAAAGCTATTAATTAAAAAAGCAGTTTGTGAATATCCTTGTGAAAAGAAATAACGGATATGGGTGAAAGGTCCTTGCAGCCAATGCTAGCTACAGGATGATATCCCAGCATTGTGCAGTGTGACACCCCAGCATTGCGCAGTCCACCCCTACAGTATGATACAACTAGTGTCCTGCCTGCAGGCACCATGAATAAAAAGGCATAGCAAACTAAAATTCACCGTAATCTTAATGGCATTCTTAGCTTACTTCTTGTCCTTGGTTCCCATTTCAAGTAGTTTTATGTATTGTTATTCAAGCCAGcataattacaaaaagaaaaataaatgacccATGACTTTTACTAGGCTAGCATTCAAGTACAAAAAACATGTCTTTAAtttgaaattcccacccctacAATGTCCAGATTTGAAGGACAAATACCTGCAGTAGTATGGAATTAAATTATTACCTATTACAGGTGAATGATAAAGATGTATCCACATATGAAGTGCTGTTATTACCTGGTGAGGTACTTAAACACTGAGACATTGGTCAGTGAAAGAGCATGTGAAAGGTGTCTTACCTTAAACCTGTCTACAGCCACGGAGGCCTCGGACAGAGACTTCACAGAGAAGGGGGTCACTTTGAGAGCGAACGTCATAGCATTGAAGACCGTCACAACGGTGAAtgcctggaaaaaaaagaaagaaagatttaacCAACAAAGTACACACACTCTTGAACGGTCCATTGGACACGTTGCTGCTGTGTATATATTTAATCTACAGTATAGGTAGATCTATCCATAGATTTCAATGTAGTATATTTGAATGGTCTAGGCAgtggtgttttaaaatacagacgGTCTAGGGATGACACATAGACTTGGTTAGAActttatataataatacagtgaagaaaaggttttgtgaataAAGAACTGCAGTTCCAAAGTTTGAGAGCGGAGGTTTAACATCCGTCACTGTTGGGATCACTGCCCCCCTTGTCTTTATTCAGTACCTGGGCTGCGGTGAGGTCATAGCCCAGCAGCATGTGCACGGAGAAGGTAGCAACGCTGGCAATCACCACCACGATGGGAGCCACCCCCACCGTGATGCTCTGGAAGTACCCGGCACGCTCCAGGATCCTCCGCTCCTCCTCGCGGATCTCTACAAcgggagagggaggagcaggtcacacacacacatacacacatcccCATTGGGAGTTCAAAACTACAGCACTCCGCAACACTGCAGACTGCAATCTAATAGTATGGCAACAGATAGGTTAATGGACACTGAATAAAAGGTATTTAAAGACctagatgtcattaggtaagcaaattaGGTTTTAGTATCATAAAGTATTTGGAATAACTTTGCAATAATGTCAATTGTGAGACACCCATGACCACTTCCACTATAAACACGTCAACTGGGATAACATTAGAATGGAATGCAAATTGGATAAAAATACATGGGAACATTGGTAATGTTAGCGCACATCTTTGCACAGAGAGGCAAAAGTGGACTCTGACAGGAAATGAACAGAGAGCCACAAGACAATTCTTTTTATAGGTCACCAAGCAGCTGCAGAGGTAAACTGAACACACACTTACTCTGCACAGCCTGGGAAAACGCTTTCACCCAGGCATACATCTTTATAAACTTGATGTAGTTGAGGATTTCACTCATCTTCTGCACCCGGTCATCTGTCACCGCGACCCCCTTTCTTCTGAAATAGGCTGTGAGTCTGGAGACAAACATCTGGAGTGCAGGAAAGAGGCTCAGGTAAGCGCAGACAATCAGAAATCATTCACTGCAACAAAAAGCCACATagcaaagaaaacacacatttacCATAATGCTACCTGACATGCACTACATCTgttgcagtttttgttttcttttgcattccGCAGGGTTAAGAACATACAAAGTCATCTGCATGCAAAGACATGCTCTACTCAGAAGAGTGAAGGTGGTCCTTGAGCCAGTTAGGCCATTGCAATACCTTACCACTTACCATGGCTGGGTAGAAGAGAATGAAGACCGCGGATCCCAGTAAACTTGTAGGTCCGAGAACGATCACATTAAAAACCATCCCAAGGATTGCTATGAGCGGGCCACCGGTCAACAAACTCCCCACCGCAGCAGCTTCGAACATCCGCAGACCGTCGTTGGAGCACATGTTTATCaactgggaaagaaaaaaaaataatacaaataagcaCATACTTTTCACCTCCTACAAAACCAACCACTCAACAACACCACCACACCAGAGTAACAGTGACATGGTATCCAGTAGTACCCACCTCTCCCATTGACTTCTCCTTGATATTTTTCAGCCGGAGGATCTTTTGGAAAGCCAGGGTGAGGATTGCCCCTCGGAGCCGGGTGCCAGTGCGGTAGTTAAGGGCCCAGGTGAGGGCCAGAGACCAGGACCGGATCACCTCCGTCATGAAGAGCCCGAGAACCAGCAGCAAGCCGTAGGAGACCTGGGGCTCGCTGTGCTGCGTGTACTCCAGCAGACCCTTCACCACGAAGGCCTAGGGAAGGGGCAGACAAGAAACCGGGCGTGAGTCTCACCCAGCGCAACACAGTGGCGCGTCAACATTTACAAATACCAGCTATACAATTAGAATGCAGAAAGAAACTTAAACAAATACACGCAATGGATTTCTTCCCTTCCAAGTCTGCTAAATCTTTTATCAGTAATCGAAACTACAGTGAAGCTAAAATTCAGCAAACTTCTACCTTTAAAAGAAAACCAGGAGATGGCAGTGAGAATGAACAGTCAACAAAAACTGCTAAAGCGACCTCAGCAATCTgcgatgtactgtgtgtgtgtatataattaccTTTCTTTCGTTTCTATAAAAGATCCTTtgaaaagaacaaagaaacaatgaaaaacactgaCAAGCATGATACTGTTTCTCATACAAAGGCAGGACAGGTTTCATTCTATTTAACACATTCTTCCCTGTTTGTCTGGCTTGTATTGTGCGGACAGAAAGACATTGTACCTACAGTTAGACTGGGGAGGAGTAGGGAGAGGACAACAggggcttttgtttgttttatcctAGAAATaaacatcagcagtttaaattattatacagagggaaaaaaaagaagagcagaaagagagagaaacaaaaaaagacagcagaGTAACTGTAATGAATCTCATTG from Polyodon spathula isolate WHYD16114869_AA chromosome 11, ASM1765450v1, whole genome shotgun sequence encodes the following:
- the LOC121323439 gene encoding multidrug resistance-associated protein 5-like, producing the protein MKDIDLGKDYVLPSPGYRGVARRNTQELRETKYKPPKAQSRSVCQDALETAARAEGLPLEQLKILEEENHKSKYHQSINLLKPFRTTSKYKHPVDNAGLFSLMTFNWLTPVAAQAHKKGELFLEDIWALSKLESSEHNSRRLARLWQSELQDFGEEDASLRRVVWKFCRTRILISIVSLMITQLAGFTGPAFVVKGLLEYTQHSEPQVSYGLLLVLGLFMTEVIRSWSLALTWALNYRTGTRLRGAILTLAFQKILRLKNIKEKSMGELINMCSNDGLRMFEAAAVGSLLTGGPLIAILGMVFNVIVLGPTSLLGSAVFILFYPAMMFVSRLTAYFRRKGVAVTDDRVQKMSEILNYIKFIKMYAWVKAFSQAVQKIREEERRILERAGYFQSITVGVAPIVVVIASVATFSVHMLLGYDLTAAQAFTVVTVFNAMTFALKVTPFSVKSLSEASVAVDRFKSLFLMEEVQIIRTKPSNPLNAIELTGASLAWDSSSTSAYPTPKGTPKLKKDKGRRRDWKRQEEEEEEGLGKQGVLAEQKGQLLLDSDEQHSPGDESKVIQSISLRLQRTLHCIELSIEEGKLIGICGSVGSGKTSLISAILGQMTLLDGCIAVNGNFAYVAQQAWIFNSSLRDNILFGKEYEEDRYNTVLSACCLRTDLAILPNGDLTEVGERGANLSGGQRQRISLARALYSDRAIYILDDPLSALDAHVGNHIFNNAIKKQLKQKTILFVTHQLQYLVDCDEVIFMKDGSITEKGTHENLMGLNGDYAAMFNNLQLGEAPQIEINNKKNTNSLKKPPEKGPKAGSIKKEKTVNKDDGTSLFQYLTLVTSRMYTVPLYEDLCGGTMKSFAVEVFYQTQARLHINLRKTVQQILAQTFSTFVTVPTAPPSGDRPPDTTVALRDVNVLA